In Streptomyces sp. P9-A4, the genomic window CGTCCCGCAGCGGGCTGATCGCGATCCGGGTCGCCCCGAGCGAGGCCTCGTCCAGCTCGATCCGTATCAAGCCCCGTCCGCCTCCGGGGAGTCCATCCCGACGGGCAGCAGGAAGCCCTCCTCCACGAGCAGCCGGATCGCCTGCGGGGTGCGGTCCCGCAGTACCACCGGGTCCTCCCCCATCAGCTGGCCGATCGCGTCGAGGATGCGGCCCGCGCTGAGGGTGCCGTCGCAGACGCCGGCGAACCCGGCGCCGACGTGGTCCACCCGGGTGGCGCGGCGCATGCCCCGGTTCTGCCGGAGCACGACGTGCTCGGGGTCCTCGGCACCCGGCAGCCCGACCTGCTCCTGCACGACCTCGGGCGCGAGGACGAACCGGTCGGCGAGCAGGGCCGCGTCGTCGTGGCCGCGCAGATAGTCCTGGCGCTCGAAGTGGGCGCGGACGGTGGGGCCGAGAGGCTGCTCGACGGGGTGCGGCCACTCCTCGACGACGACCGAGGGCTCGACGGCGCCGGAGACCACGGCGTCGTTCCGCCGGATCGTGATCCAGCCGAAGCCGATCGCGCGCGTCTTCTGGGCGTCGAACTCGTCGAGCCAGCGCCCGTACGCCTCCCGGTACTCCTCCGGGTCGCCGCGGTGGTCGCCGCTGTCCCGCAGCCACAGCTCGGCGTACTGGGTGATGTCCTGGACCTCGCGCTGCACGATCCAGGCGTCGCAGCCGGCGGGCACCCAGGACCGCAGCCGGTCCTGCCACTCCTCGCCCTCGACGTGCTGCCAGTTGGCGAGGAACTGGGCGTACCCGCCGTCGTTGAGCCGCTCGCCCGCCTGCTGCACGAGCGTCCGGCACAGGTCGTCGCCGCCCATCCCGCCGTCCCGGTAGGTGAGCCGGGCGCCGGGGGAGATCACGAACGGCGGGTTGGAGACGATCAGGTCGTAGGTGTCGCCGTCGACCGGCTCGAAGAGCGAGCCGGCGAGCAGCTCGGCCTCGCGGGCCCCGGAGAGGGCGAGCGTGAGGCGGGTGAAGTCCAGGGCGCGCGGATTGAGGTCGGTGGCGGTGACCAGGGTCGCGTGCTGGGCGGCGTGCAGCGCCTGGATACCGGAGCCGGTGCCGAGGTCGAGCGCCGAGGAGACCGGCGTACGGACCGTGATGCCGGCGAGGGTGGTGGAGGCACCGCCGACGCCGAGGACGACGCCCTCGGCCTTGGTGCCGATGCCACCGGCTCCGCCGACGGCGCAGCCCAGGTCGGAGACGATGAACCAGTCCTCGCCGTCCGGTCCGCCGTACGGCCGGATGTCGGCCGTGGCGGACACGGTGTCGTCCTCGCGGACCACCCAGCCGTCGGCGATGGCCTCGTCGAGGGGGAGCGCGGCGGCGGCCCGCTCCTGCCCGACGGCCTGCTGGAGCAGGAAGAGCCGGATGAGGGTCTCCAGCGGGGAGTCACCCCGGGTGGCACGCAGGGCGGGCACGGTCTCGCTGCGGGCGAGCGCCGCGTAGGCCGGGGCGCCGAGCAGGTCGAGGAGTCCGTCGGCGGTGAAGTCGGCGGCGAGCAGGGCCTCGCGCAGACGGGCGGCGTGCGCGGGCACCGGGAGGCGGGGAGGCAGGCTGGTCGTACTCACCGCTCCATTGTGACGGCCGCCACCGACATCCGGGCCGCCGACCCGGCGGCGGGCGGCCGATCGCCGCCCCCACCGGGTCCGGGGCCTTGGATCCGGGCCCCGGCTCCTACTCCTCGGTCTTGCTCGCCGCGGCCGTCTTGGTGGGCTTGGCGGTGGCCGTCTTGGTGGGCCCAGGGTTGGCGTCGCCACCGGAGGTCGAGCCGGCCTTCGGGGACGCGGAGGTCTTCGGCGGGACCGAGGCCGTGGGCTTCTGGCAGCCGGGCTGCTTGGCCATCGCCTGGCCGAGCTCGCCCTCCTCCAGCTTGGACAGGGCGTTCTGGTCCATCTTCTCGATCTTGGTCAGGCCGTCGGCGACGCCCTGGAGACCGTCCGCGAACTTCTGCTGGTTCGTCGGGTCCAGCGCGTCGACCTGCTTCTTGAGCCCCTCGTACGCCACCGCGGTGGCGGTGAGCTCCTTGATCGCGTCCTGCTTGACCTTCTCGCCGTTCTCGACGGGGGGCGCGCCGGCGCTCTCCACGGCCTTGGCGAGGGCCCGGTCCGCGTTCGCGATGTCCTGGAACGCCTTCGAGTCCGCGGCCTGGATCTCGGCGGGCTTGCTGTCGGCGGCCGTCGAAATGATGATCTGGTGGGCGTTGGCCCGCTTCTGGATCTGCGGCTTCGCCTGGTCGCAGAAGGTCTTCGCCCAGTCACCCACCTTGTCGCCCTCGTCGTCGCTGCAACCGGACAGCGCGAGCACGAGTACCGCGCCGCCGGACAGTGCGGCCGCAAGCTTCTTGTTCACCGGATCGGTCCCTTCCAAGGCTCTCGGCCCCGGAACATACACGCCGAACGGGCTACTTCCACCTTTCGTACGACGGATTCACCCTGTATTGCAACCTTTTGCCCCAAGGGAGAGACCTCCCACACACCCCCCGAGCGCCAGGGAATGAGACGGACGACACGTCAGGAGACGGCTACCGGGCGCTTCTTGGACACCCACACCGCGGTCACCACCACGACCAGCGCGAGCACCGCGACCGCCGCCCGCAGACCGGCCGCGGCGTCCTCCCCGTAACTGAACCGCACGACCGCCGGCGCGATGAGCAGCGCGACCAGGTTCATCACCTTCAGGAGCGGGTTGATGGCCGGCCCCGCGGTGTCCTTGAAGGGGTCCCCGACGGTGTCCCCGATGATCGTCGCCTCGTGCGCCTCGCTGCCCTTGCCGCCGTGGTTCCCGTCCTCGACCAGCTTCTTCGCGTTGTCCCAGGCGCCACCGGAGTTGGCGAGGAAGACCGCCATCAGCGCACCCGTCCCGATCGCCCCGGCGAGGTACGCGCCGAGGGGGCCGACCCCGAGCGCGAAGCCGACCGCGATCGGGGCCAACACGGCGAGCAGGCCGGGCGTGGCGAGTTCGCGCAGCGCGTCCTTGGTGCAGATGTCGACGACCCGCCCGTACTCCGGCTTCTCGGTGTAATCCATGATCCCGGGGTGTTCGCGGAACTGCCTCCGCACCTCGTAGACCACCGATCCGGCCGACCGCGACACGGCGTTGATCGCGAGCCCCGAGAAGAGGAAGACGACCGCCGCGCCCAGGATCAGGCCGAAGAGGTTGTTGGGCTGGGAGATGTCCATCGAGAGCGTCAGGAGGTCCCCCTTCGCGCCGACCTCCCCGACGTCGGCGACCGCGGTCGCGATGGCGTCCCGGTACGAGCCGAACAGCGCCGAGGCCGCGAGTACGGCGGTGGCGATGGCGATGCCCTTGGTGATGGCCTTCGTGGTGTTGCCGACGGCGTCCAGGTCGGTGAGGACCTGCGCGCCCGCCCCCGTGACGTCCCCGGACATCTCCGCGATGCCCTGGGCGTTGTCGGCGACCGGACCGAAGGTGTCCATGGCGACGATCACTCCGACGGTGGTGAGCAGCCCCGTACCGGCGAGGGCCACCGCGAACAGCGCGAGCGTGATCGAGGCGCCGCCCAGCAGGAACGCCCCGTACACGGCGAGCCCGATCAGGAGCGCCGTGTAGACGGCGGACTCCATGCCGAGGGCCACGCCCGCGAGGACGACGGTCGCGGGGCCGGTGAGCGAGGACTTGCCGATGTCCCTGACCGGCCGCCGGCTCGTCTCCGTGAAGTAGCCGGTGAGCTGCTGGATCAGCGCGGCGAGGACGATGCCGAGGGCGACGGCGACCAGCGCGAGGACCCGGGGGTCGCCGCCGTGGTCGTGGATGCCCGGCCCGGTGACGCCCTGGAGTTCGGCGTAGGAGGACGGCAGGTACGCGAAGGCGGCGACGGCGACCCCGGCGAGCGAGACGACCGCCGAGACGAGGAATCCGCGGTTGATCGCACTCATCCCGCCCCGGTCGGCGCGGCGCGGCGAGACCGCGAGGATGCCGATGACCGCGGTGACCACGCCGATCGCCGGGACCATCAGGGGAAAGGCCAGGCCGTGGTCGCCGAAGGCCGCCTCGCCCAGGATGAGCGCGGCGACCAGGGTCACGGCGTACGACTCGAAGAGGTCGGCCGCCATGCCCGCGCAGTCGCCGACGTTGTCGCCGACGTTGTCGGCGATCGTGGCCGCGTTGCGCGGGTCGTCCTCGGGGATGCCCTGCTCGACCTTGCCGACGAGGTCGGCGCCGACATCGGCGGCCTTGGTGAAGATGCCGCCGCCCACCCGCATGAACATGGCGATCAGCGCGGCACCGAGTCCGAATCCCTCAAGCACCTTGGGCGCGTCGGCGGCGTAGACGAGGACGACGCAGACGGCTCCGAGGAGTCCGAGGCCGACCGTGCACATGCCGACGACCCCGCCGGTGCGGAACGCGATCC contains:
- a CDS encoding DUF7059 domain-containing protein codes for the protein MSTTSLPPRLPVPAHAARLREALLAADFTADGLLDLLGAPAYAALARSETVPALRATRGDSPLETLIRLFLLQQAVGQERAAAALPLDEAIADGWVVREDDTVSATADIRPYGGPDGEDWFIVSDLGCAVGGAGGIGTKAEGVVLGVGGASTTLAGITVRTPVSSALDLGTGSGIQALHAAQHATLVTATDLNPRALDFTRLTLALSGAREAELLAGSLFEPVDGDTYDLIVSNPPFVISPGARLTYRDGGMGGDDLCRTLVQQAGERLNDGGYAQFLANWQHVEGEEWQDRLRSWVPAGCDAWIVQREVQDITQYAELWLRDSGDHRGDPEEYREAYGRWLDEFDAQKTRAIGFGWITIRRNDAVVSGAVEPSVVVEEWPHPVEQPLGPTVRAHFERQDYLRGHDDAALLADRFVLAPEVVQEQVGLPGAEDPEHVVLRQNRGMRRATRVDHVGAGFAGVCDGTLSAGRILDAIGQLMGEDPVVLRDRTPQAIRLLVEEGFLLPVGMDSPEADGA
- a CDS encoding small secreted protein; this encodes MNKKLAAALSGGAVLVLALSGCSDDEGDKVGDWAKTFCDQAKPQIQKRANAHQIIISTAADSKPAEIQAADSKAFQDIANADRALAKAVESAGAPPVENGEKVKQDAIKELTATAVAYEGLKKQVDALDPTNQQKFADGLQGVADGLTKIEKMDQNALSKLEEGELGQAMAKQPGCQKPTASVPPKTSASPKAGSTSGGDANPGPTKTATAKPTKTAAASKTEE
- a CDS encoding sodium-translocating pyrophosphatase, which codes for MYPTSLAAAVLTSGNRTIVAVVGVVAVLALVVARLLARQVLAAGEGTERMREIAAAVQEGANAYLARQLRTLAVFAAVVFFLLMLLPADNWSQRAGRSLFFLVGALFSALTGYLGMRLAVRANVRVAAAAREATPAPGEPERDRSEVAHRAMRIAFRTGGVVGMCTVGLGLLGAVCVVLVYAADAPKVLEGFGLGAALIAMFMRVGGGIFTKAADVGADLVGKVEQGIPEDDPRNAATIADNVGDNVGDCAGMAADLFESYAVTLVAALILGEAAFGDHGLAFPLMVPAIGVVTAVIGILAVSPRRADRGGMSAINRGFLVSAVVSLAGVAVAAFAYLPSSYAELQGVTGPGIHDHGGDPRVLALVAVALGIVLAALIQQLTGYFTETSRRPVRDIGKSSLTGPATVVLAGVALGMESAVYTALLIGLAVYGAFLLGGASITLALFAVALAGTGLLTTVGVIVAMDTFGPVADNAQGIAEMSGDVTGAGAQVLTDLDAVGNTTKAITKGIAIATAVLAASALFGSYRDAIATAVADVGEVGAKGDLLTLSMDISQPNNLFGLILGAAVVFLFSGLAINAVSRSAGSVVYEVRRQFREHPGIMDYTEKPEYGRVVDICTKDALRELATPGLLAVLAPIAVGFALGVGPLGAYLAGAIGTGALMAVFLANSGGAWDNAKKLVEDGNHGGKGSEAHEATIIGDTVGDPFKDTAGPAINPLLKVMNLVALLIAPAVVRFSYGEDAAAGLRAAVAVLALVVVVTAVWVSKKRPVAVS